The Saprospiraceae bacterium genomic interval TAATAATGACCAACAGAGGTTTTTTCATCTCAGTCGCTTTTCCAAAAGACAATCCCTGTCCGGCATCACCTCCGGACATAATGTGGCTCAGGGTAATATTGAGTCGGTTGGAATAAGGACGCATTTGTTGGATAGCCTGTTGAGCCCTCCGAAGTTTTGCAGCGGAAACCATTTTCATGGCTTTGGTGATCTGCTGCGTTGAAATCACTGATTTGATCCGGTTTCTTACTTCTTTTAAATTTGCTGCCATGTCCTTAGATTGCTTGTACGAAGCTCAATTGATTATGCTTTCACGCGGTATTGTGAAGAAAGATCGTTTGCAACTTCGCGTAAGGTTTTCAAATCGTCATCCTGTAAATTTCCCTTTCTGAAATTTTCCAATACGCCTGGATGTTTTTGATCCAAGGTGGTTAGAAATACATTCTCAAAATCTTTCACTTTTTCGACAGGCACATCTTTCAACAAATTGGAAGTACCCAGATAAATGATGGCTACTTGTTTCTCTACCGAAACCGGGCTGTATTGCGGTTGTTTCAGAATCTCCACATTTCGTTTTCCTTTGTCCAACACGGCTTTGGTGGCCGCATCCAGATCCGATCCGAACTTTGAAAACGCTTCCAGTTCCCGGTATTGCGCCTGATCGAGTTTCAATGTTCCGGAAACTTTCTTCATGGATTTGATCTGAGCATTTCCACCCACACGGGAAACGGAAATACCTACGTTGATGGCAGGACGAATACCCGCGTTGAATAGGGTGGATTCCAAAAAGATCTGTCCGTCGGTAATGGAAATCACGTTCGTTGGAATATATGCAGACACGTCTCCCGCCTGTGTTTCAATAATCGGCAAGGCAGTCAAAGAACCCCCTCCTTTAACAATACCTGCCTTTTTCAATGAATCAGGAAGGTCGTTCATATTTCTTGCGATCTCGTCGTTGTTCAAAATTTTTGCGGCGCGTTCCAACAATCTGCTGTGCAAATAAAATACGTCCCCTGGATACGCTTCGCGACCCGGAGGTCTGCGCAACAGCAGGGATACTTCGCGATAAGCAACCGCTTGTTTAGAAAGATCATCGTAAATCACCAATGCCGGACGACCGGTATCGCGGAAAAATTCTCCGATGGCTGCACCTGCAAATGGAGCGTAAAACTGCAGCGGTGCGGGGTCTGAAGCGGAAGCAGAAACAATTACGGTATAAGGCATGGCTCCATATTCTTCCAGCGTTCTGGCCACTTTGGCCACGGTAGATGATTTCTGACCGGATGCAACATAGATACAATACACGGGTTCTCCGCGATCGTAAAATTCCTTTTGATTGATGATGGTATCGAGTGCAATGGCTGTTTTTCCAGTTTGGCGGTCGCCAATGATCAATTCTCTCTGGCCTCTACCAATTGGAATCATGGAGTCAATAGGTTTGATACCCGTTTGCAAAGGTTCGTTTACAGGTTGCCTGAAAATAACTCCTGGTGCTTTGCGCTCGATGGGCATTTCATAACGCGTGCCGGCTATCGGGCCTTTACCATCGATAGGCACTCCCAGAGGATTCACAACGCGACCAAGCATTCCTTCTCCAACTTCGATAGAAGCAATTTTTCCGGTCCGTCTTACTTTGGAACCTTCTTTGATTCCATCCCAGGAACCCATCAATACCACACCGACATTATCCAATTCAAGATTCAGTACGATGGCCTGCACTCCGGTTTCAAATTCAACAAGTTCTCCTGCCTGTGCATTGGTCAATCCATACACCCGGGCGATTCCATCACCCACCTGGAGTACGGTTCCTACTTCTTCGAGACTCGCTGCGCTGCTCGTTCCGGAAATTTGTTGTTTCAGTATTGCTGAAATTTCTTCGGGTCTTATTGATACCATGATGATATAGTTGTTAGATGTTAGTTGTTAGTTTAAAGGCTGATTCTTAAGGCTTAAGGTTAAAGGTTAAATTCGTCTAGCTTTAAAAAATCAGACTTCACTTTATAATTTATTAAGTTGTAAAATCACTTTTAAAATTCCTTTTATAATTTTATGTTCATAAAACATCATTCGCTTTTCGCTTTTCGCTTTTCGCTTTTCGCCTTCAGCCTTAAGCCTTCAGCCTTCTTCCCTACCTCCTCTCCACCAAGCTGACATAGCTCGTGTCGTAGAGATTCTCCTTCAATTCCCCGAGCTGTCTTTTGATACTTGCATCGTAATTTCTGTCTCCCATTTCGAGAATAAATCCACCGATGATAGATGGATCTACTTTTTGAGAGAGTTCCATGCTTTCTCCCGGATTTAACCAGAAGCTGAATTTGTTTTTGATTGCATTTAATTCAGAATCGTTCCACTCTTTTGCAGTAATGACTCTCGCTGTTTTGATTTTCTTTATTTCTTTAAATTGTTCGATAAATGCATGACAAATCGGAGTCAGTAAACTCTCCCTGCCTTTAGAAATCAACAATTGGATAAACTGCATCGTTAGTTTTTGAATTTTTCCTTCAAACAATGCAGATACGACGCCTTGCTTTTTATCGGAGTGCACAATCGGACTGTTCAACATAGCACTGAACTCAACATTTTTACAAACCGATACGATTCCAAGCATGTCTTCATAGACGGAGTCCAGAACTTTTTGTTCTGAGGACAGATCAATCAGTGATTTAGCGTAACGATGTGCAATTTGAAGTTGTGACATATTCTTATTATTGCTGATAAAGTTTAATTCATTTTTACTTCATCCATGAGTTTATTTACATAGTCAATCTGTGCGGGTTGATCCGCCAATTGTTTGCGGATGACTTTTTCAGCTATTTGCAAAGCCATAACACCGATTTCATTTTTAACATCTACCATAGCCGCCATTTTTGCATTTTCGATGTCGAGTTTCGCTTGTTGCAATAATCTCTGAGCTTCTTCTTTGGCTTTTTCCCGTGCTTCGGCGACCAATAGATTTGCAGATTCTTTTGCGTCTTTGATGATGACCATCTTTTCTTCCTTGGCCTCTGCGAGAACCCTTTCATTTTCAGCTTTAAGCTGAGACATCTCATACCTGGCCTGCTTAGCAGCATCAAGTGCATTTCTGATGTCTTCCTGACGATCTTTTAGTGCTTTAACAATGGGTTTGAATGCCATTTTTCCGACTAAAAACCAGAACAAACAGAAAAAGACCGTGGACCAAAACAACAAGCCGAAATCGGGTTTCAACGGAGAAAAGTCCAACAAGAAAATGTTTATAAAATCGAGCATCATATCTTCTTTAATTAAAAATAAAAAAACGAAGGTTCCTTAGCCAACCGCCAGGTGACCTTCGTAAAAATTTTTACGCTACGAGGTAAGAGAACAGGATCGCAATCAAAGCAGCACCTTCTACAAGGGCAGCCGTAAGGATCATGTTGGCACGGATATCTCCCAATGCCTCGGGTTGACGAGCGATAGACTCCAGAGCCTTACCACCGATGCTTCCCACGCCGATTCCGGCGCCGATAGCAGCCAAACCCATACCAATAGCAGCAATTGAACCTCCCATAATTATTGTTTTATATATGAATAAAAAGTTTTCAAATGAGTTCTTTCCTTTAATGATGATCGTGTTCGGCATGAGCATGTTCTTCTGTAGCTGCACCAATATAAGAAGCGGTGAGCAGCGTAAACACAAAAGCCTGAATCAAAGCCACCAGCAATTCTATAGACATCATGAATACCGTTAGCAATCCGGAACCAATGGAGGCTCCTAATCCTGCGCCCATGTTTTCGCCTGAACTTCCAAAAATGAAAATCAAACTGATGAAAATCAGAATGGCCATGTGACCTGCGGTGATATTCGCAAAAAGACGAAGCATTAAGGTCAATGGTTTGATAAATACTCCTAATATTTCAACCGGCGTCAATATGGTTTTCACCCATGCCGGAATGCCGGGCATCCAGAATATATGTTGCCAGTAATGTTTATTTCCGTTGAAGTTCACTACAAAAAAAGCAATCAGTGCAAGTACCATGGTCACCGATAAATTTCCGGTGACATTGGATCCTCCTAAAAATGGAATTTGTCCGAAAAGATTTAATCCCAGTACAAAAAAGAAAATAGCCAGTAGCATGGGAAGAAAACGCTCCCATTTCGGACCTAAAAAAGGTTTGGCCACTTCGTCCTGGATAAAGAGAATCAGAGGCTCAAAAAACAATTGAGAACCGGATGGTGCAGTTCCAGGATTCCGCTTATAACGATTTGCCATGCTGATAAAAACCCAACCCAAAAGGAGGACTACCAGCAGCATACTGAATACATTTTTTGTAATCGAAAAATCGTAAAAAGAAGTAATCCCTCCTCCAAATAATCCGCCATCTGCGGTACTTGGCTTCTCGAGTTTATATTCCTGTTGGTTGACGGTTACAAAATCAAAATCTTTTTGTTTTCCATCGATTGTCTCTGTTTTTGAATGGATCGATTGCACTTCAAATATGCCATTTGGAAAATCCCCGGCAATTCTATTGATTCTTCCGTGATTGAGCACATATCCATCGATGACCTTTTTGCCATTACCATGGTGGGCATTGTCGATTTCGAATTTTCCCGATGAGAAAAAAGACCAGCCTTTGGCAGGCGCATAGAGTATACAGGGTAAAGGCAGATTCCAGGGGCCTATGCTGTAAACATTCAAATCCGAAATGTGGTGAAAAGCAGTCCCTTTCGGATCAAAACTGTGCCCTTCATGCTCTTCATGCCCATGATCTGCAGCAGGATTCACAGCAGTAGTATTGGCTGGTATTTCCTGCGAATGGCTATGTCCGGGAGCATTGTGGTCGTGTCCCTCATGTGAATGATCATGCCCTTCGTGTTGAGCCAGATATTCCGAAATATTATTGGCCTCATTGTCAGAAACTTGTCCAATAATTCTACCGGAACTTATCATCAGGATTAAAAACCAAAGAATAATCTGCTTCATAGGCATTTCGGCACCAGGCTTTAAAAAATCGCTGCAAAGGTAAGTGCTGGATGGGAGATTACGTAAGCGCCTTTTCAAAAAATTGCCTAACAAAAGCTTAATGGCGGACTGTTTTTTGAGGTCAATAAACTAATCCCGGCATTCAATAAATGGTCACACCCAGCTGATCGTTCCAAGAGGTTCTCGTCAGGGAATTGTACTAAATTTGTCACTAATTTCAGTGAAAATGAACGCAAATTTTATTAAAGCGGAGGATAGGACCAAACTTAACAGATGGCTAAGAGCATCCGCTAAATTAAATCAGCATAGGATTTTTGTATTTCCCATCAACGATTATTGGGGAATTAAATTTGAAGGTTCCAAAAGGTTATACAGAAAATATAGAGATAAATCCGAGGCCATCAAGGAGGCTAAAAAGCAAGCAACCAAAAGACACTCAAGGAAAATTATTGTCCAAAATGATCTAGGGCTTATTACATCAGAAATTTCAGCCAATTGATAAGCGTTCATCATAGTAAACAATGGCCTACGACACCAACATATTTATAAATTGTCCTTTTGATAAAAAATACGAGCGAATATTAAAAGCCTTATTATTTACTTGTAAAGTCTCCGGATTAGAACCGCAATTATCAAACAGAAGTGATTCCGGTTCAGTTAGAATAAACACTATTATTACGAAAATAAAACTCAGCAAGTACAGCATACATGACTTATCAAGAATGCAAACTATTAGAAAATTTGATTTTGTCAGATTTAATATGCCCTTTGAATTAGGTCTGGATTTAGGTGTGAAGGCCACAGGAAATAGGCCTTTTAAGGATAAAAAGTGTTTGATAATAGATATTGAAAAATATCGATATCAGAAAGCATTAAGCGATTTAAGTGGAAATGATATTTCCAGTTATGGAAAAAAGAATCAAATACAGAATGCAATTAAAATTTTGAGAGACTGGTTTACTATTATATTAAATCCGATTCAAAAACCAGCCCATCAAATATTTCAAGAATATTTTGAATTTCTTGCTGAACTGCAAACCCGATTAATGAATTTAAATTATTCTAAAAGGGACATTGAAAATCTAACCCACGAAGAGTTTTGTCATTATGTAAAAGAATGGTTAAACGAAAGAAAAGTTTAATATTAATCCCAATCTCTGCATTAGAATTGAAAATTTACTATATATTGTTGATCATCAATATATAATTTCCAATATATTGCAATAGAAAGGTGATTTACAAAAACCCTAAACAAAGCTTATTGCTTGTTGCTTTAAGCTAAGAAACTGGATTCTATTGCATGAATTGGGTTAATTCATTTTAATATTACTTCATCAACCTGAACTTCACCGGCAGGGTCACTTGCACCGGTACTGCTTTTCCATCCTGATAGCCAGGCGTATATTTGGGTAATAGATTGATAAATCGCAGAACCTCTTCATCGCAGCCACCACCTATACCTCGTTCAACCCGGATATTAGTCAGGCTTCCATCTGTACGGACCACATATTTGGCATAAACGACGCCCTGAATCCGTTGCTTTTTCGCTTCAGGCGGATACGTTATATGGTTGAACAACAAGTCAATAAGTCTTTTTTTGGAGCATTCTTCCGGATCGCCATCCACCTCACAACCCGAAAATACCGGCATTTTTTCAACCCGTTTGTATAGTGTTGTTTTGATCAGTCTGAAATCGTCCTTATGGTTTTCCGAATTGAAGTACCTGAAGGTATCTATATGATCGCCAATGATCTCAGGTCTGATGACAGACGCCAGACTTTGCCCGGTAAGTGGAATTACCAGAATGCAAAATGACATCCATATGAGAAAATAGCGAATAGAATTCACAGCTTGAGTTTATGAATAATGGCGGGAAGAATACCCAGATCATGGGTGACACAAATTTAAAGAAATAATTCTTTTTGCAATAAAAAATTAACCCTGATTTTTAAAATCTGTCAATGTCTGATTATCAACGCTTTGTAAAATTATAAACCTCAAAGTCCACAAAATCAGCGCAACGAATGTCGACCGATTTGACTTTTTTCCTTTTCAAAGTGAAGGGGACTACTTTAATACCAAGAGTCGGGTTGCTGTAAGTGCACAAAAATCTATCCTGTCCCATGTGTTCCAATATGGCAAATTGGTCAGGATGATGCTCAAAATAGGCATGAAGTCGATTATTTTCAAGCCTGATTTCCAACTTTCCATAGACTTCATTTTTGTACATGCCTGTATATGATTTTAATGGAAGGCTTGCAGGCCTTTGCGCCAGGACGGAGTCGGTTACCGCGTTTAACAACTTTTCATCTTCTTCCTGAGCTTTTATACTTCTCTGCAAATACGAATTATTATAGTTCCTGTAAGGCAAATTCAGGTAGGCATCCATGATTTCGTATTTCAAAGCCTGGAAAAATCCGTTGTGATCACTGTTGGTCAACACGATGATTCCAAGTTGTTCTTTTGGGATCAGCGTAACTGAGGTTACGAAGCCATCTGCACCTCCGGTATGCGACACCACTTTTCTGCCTTCATAGTCATTGAGATTCCAGCCGAGTCCGTATAAAGAGAAATTGCCCAGGTTGAATCGATGCCGGAATGGGCCTACTATGGTAATGGCTTCCATACTTCTTTGGATGGCCGCAGATGGGATAATTACCTTTCCATCGAACTTCCCGTTATTCAATATCATTTGTACCCATTGGCTCCATTCGGAAATTGAGCTACAGATGCTTGCAGCGGGCGCCAGGTTATCGATATTTGGAATTTTCAGACTTATGAGTTTGCCTTTATACCAGGTATGGGGCTGACAATAATTGTTAGTCTTTGTAAAATCTCTGGTGAGGGGTTTGGTATCCGTAAATCCCATGGCATCAAAATAGTTTTTCTGGATATAATCTTCCCAACTCAGTCCGCTGGCCAATCGTATAATTTCGCCTGCAACGGTATAACCTGCATTGCAATATCCGTATTTATCGCGGAAAGCGTAATGCGGCTGAATGTTGGCCATTTTTTTAATGACTTCCGTTCTACTGGTTGTCGTGGACCAATGCGCGAAGTCACCTTGAAAAGTTTCGAATCCAATTCTATGGGTTACGATATCTTTTATAGTGACAAGCTTTGTTGCTTCCGGATCGTGCAGTTTAAAATCCGGCAACCACTTGCTGACTTTGTCATCCAGCGATAATTTTTTTTCCTGTTCCAGTTTGGCGAGGGTCATCCCCGTCACCGCTTTTGAATTGGAAGCGATCATAAACAAGGTATGCTCATCGACAGCGACACCTGTATTGATGTCACGCACTCCGTAGCCCTTTGCCCAAATGACTTTGCCGTCTTTTACAATACCCACCGCACATCCGGGCAGGTTCCAATCTTTTAAAGCACGCTGAACATAGATATCCAGACTATCGCTTATAAATGCAGGTGTGCTTGTCTGGGTGTAAGCGGTTATTGTAATCAGACAGCAGATCGATAACAGTATATTTTTCATAGGGAGCGAAGATAAAAAAAGCCTTTGTTGAAATCAAAATACTTTAAGCAAAAAGCGGAAAGCGAAAAGCTTAAATCCAAATTCTCATATTAACAATGCTAACTTTTCGCATAAATTGAACTTACTTTTGTTAGTTAAATTCAAAATTGCTCCGCCATTAGCGTTTGTTTTTAGCTACTAATTCCAAGCAAAAAGCGGAAAGCGAAAAGCTTAAATCCAAATTCTCATATTAATAATGCTAACTTTTCGCATAAATTGAACTTACTTTTGTTAGTTAAATTCAAAATTGCTCCGCCATTAGCGTTTGTTTTTAGCTACTAATTCCAAACAAAAAGCGGAAAGCGAAATGCTGAAAGCGAAATGCTGAAAGCGAAATTCCTATATAAACATCGTTTTCCTTTAGCCAAATATAAATTTAATTTTGTTAGTTTAAATCAAAATTTTTCCGCTTTAAGCTTGGAGCTTTTTGCTTTAAGCTCTTTCATATTATTAACTTTACGAACAATGAATCGCATCCTCGTTTCTTCGTTTTTCCTCACCTTGTTGACGGGTCGCTTTGCATCGGCCATTACACTCTGGCCATTTGTGATCCTGAGAAAATCTGAATTGAAAGCGAATGAAAATTTAATGCGGCATGAAAAAATTCATCTGAAGCAACAGGCGGAATTGATGGTCGTATTCTTTTATCTCTGGTATGTTTTCGAATATGGAGTTCATTGGCTGAGATTAAGAAACCGAAAGAAGGCATACTACAGAATTTCTTTTGAAAGAGAGGCTTATGCACATGAGGGAAACCCGGAGTATCTGGAGAAGAGGCGGATGTTTGCGTTTTTGAAATATGTGTGAAGGCGGAAGGCCAAAGGCGGAACGCGAAAAGTCGATAAAATGGTATACTACTTCAAAAAAGAAAAAGTTAGCTTCATTTTATCGGGGCGCAAGGTCGAAACTTCGTTTACAAGGCTTTGTAATCCACTTTAACTTTGATGGTCACGTTGTTGGAAACCGTATTTTTAACGACCGCAGGAATTTCGATGCTGAAATCGCTGCACTTGACTTCAAAGCTGCAGAGGGCATGAATGCCTTTGGCATCGACGATAAATTCAACCGGTGCTGCTATGCTTTTTGTGACTCCGTGCATGGTGAGCTCACCCCGCACTTGAGTTTTGTACGTACCTGGCTTTGAAAAATCAAGGCTTTGCTGATCCGTTAAACTTCCTTTGAAGGAGGCTTTGGGGAATTTGGAAGATTCCAGATAATTCTCGTTAAAGTGCTCTTGCATCAGCGCTTTTTCAAATACAAAGGCGTTGACCAGAGCAGCAAATTCGAGTTTGCCGCTCGAAAGATCCAAAACTGTGGTGGCTGTGGTATTGACCCCTTCAATTTTTTCGGCTTTTGACGGAGAATTAAAGCGGATCACGGCATTTTTGGAGAAGTATTTTTGTGCAAAGGCCGAATGGATCACAAACACAGAAATGATTGTAAAAATGATCCTCAAACTCAAATTAAATATTTGCATAGTAATCAGTTCCTAATTAAACGCCAAAGTTATCAGTTTGCAGTTGAGAATTTACTTAATAAAAACTTAAAGTTTGGATGCGCTGACTTTAATTTAATGATCTGTATTTCTGCCTTTTACAATTTACAAAATAATTTCATACAAATGATCGAAGAAATCACATATAAGTTTCAAGCTTACTTTCATCGTCTTTCAATGCTTCCGTTATACTGTCTTCGCTCCAGTACTCTGACTGATTTCTAATTTGGACTGATCTCGTTTAATTTTTTGTTGAATAGTATCAATTTTAGTAACTTTATTGTCTATCTGAATTTCACCCGCAATGAAAACGCCTGCTATTCTGATCCCTATCTTGATTCTCCAAAGTCAATTTTGGAATCTCAAATTAAACGCCCAGGATTGTACAAACGATACCATCCCTCCCGAGATGATTTGCCACGATTCCGTCGAACTAAAATTCGGATGGTGTGGAAATGAACAGGTTTACCCGTGGACTTTTTTAAAAAAAGTAACTGACAATTGTAAACTTGCAAATATCAGTTTTGATCCCCAGGGAATGCAGCCATATCCCGATGTGATGATGTTTGAAATTCAATACGGAAGGAATAATTTGATACCCATTTATGCATTCGATACGGCCGGCAATAGAAGCCAGTGTTATAGTTATTTCAGTATTTCCGATGATAAATATTATTCAAACATAGCTGTCAAAGTTTTAATCTTATCAGAATTCTCTGATTACACAGAGCAATTGGGCCCTTTTCAAATCGGTCTCAGTGGAAAGAAAGGAGAGCAACATTCAACTTCTTTAAATAAATTGAGTAACAATTCCATTTCCATTCCGATCAACAAAAATCTAACTCCTACCACGCTGTATTTAAAGGTAGACAGCCTGCATTCTTCCATGAATTCGCTGATCACGACCTACGATATTAATTACACAGCATTACATATTGTCGGGCGTAAAAATTTTCAAGGGACTGTGAATGAATACAATGCCGACATGAATCAGGATGGATATGTCGACATCAGAGATCTCAAATCGCAGTACGAACATATCCTTCAATGGAATCCGCAAGATCCAACTCTGAAACCAAAATACCACGCACATTTTATCGATGATTTAAATAGAATATTAGGTACTGAACAAAATTTCCATATTTTAAATAACGAACTCTACCTGATCAGTCTGGACCAACTTGGAAATATCAGCAGGGCGATTCCGGAGTCCAGTCAATCGAGAACAGAAAAAATAATTTCTTTTCCCGGGGAATCTATCTTTTGGAATACGCGGGATATCGATTGCAAATCTGGACATCGTTATCAGGTAAAATTCAGACTAAGTGATTCAAGTTCTTATTTTGCAATTCAGTCGTCTCTTGATTTTGATCCTTCCTATTTAAAAGTGGATACTGTAAGAGCATTGATTGGTGCGCAGATAAAATTTTATCATAATGTGTATCCGGAAGGCGTGCGCACCCTATTTCTGGATATGTCCAAACCAAAAACGGGTCATCAAGTAACGGAGTTGGTCCTGGAATTTACAGCTTTAAAGAACTTTTCACTCCATCAGGCATTTGAAAAATCCAATCCATCAATCAGCAATTATATCCTCCATGACGACAATCAGATATTTTCTGTAAAACCAAAATTTATAAATTTTAAAACGACAACTGGAGAAGGTTCAGATGCCAAAAATATGGGTTTATGGCCCAATCCATCTACTAAACTTGTACGTATTTCGAAATTTTTCCCTGCATTGGATCAGGTTGAATTAACTATTACAGACGTTCGATCGCAAACCGTTTATCGCAGAAATTTAGTACTTCATTCAGGCTATTTAAATCACGAATTGGAGCTTAAAAACAAAGGCATGTACTTTATGCATTTTACCAATCAGGGAAGATTGATTTCTGAAGAAACGGTTTTGATAGAATAATTGGAAAATTGTTAAAGAACATTTTGTGTCCTCTTAGCTTGATCCAATGTAGATCCTGCCTCAATTATTGGCCCATTTTTGCAATTTGGATAGGAGACCAAAGCAGGAATTTTGACGAAAATGGCTTAAAATTCGACAATATATTCAAAGAAATAGAACAATTATGCAAAATTGCGAATCAATTGCAGAATTACATATAAGCACAAATCCAGCCCGAATCCGGTCCCATCAGTACTGATGGGATGTGGGTGTGAGTGTGAGTGTGTGATTATTCAATTAGTACAAACCCAGCCCACTGATATGGATCAAATCCTAAATCCCGCAATTCCTTTTGGGCTGCATGAAATGCATCCGGTATCGACATCTTCTCCTCCAGCCATTTCTTGTAAAATGTAATCATCAGCATGGATGTTTGTTTGTCAGGGACCTGCCACAAACTCATAATGATGTATTTGACTCCGGCGATTTTAAATGCGCGTTGCAATCCATAGACTCCTTCGTTGCCTTGGATGTCTCCAAGTCCTGTTTCGCAGGCGGAGAGCACGACAAGTTCGGTATTTGATAAATTCATTTGAGAAATTTCATAGGCCGTCAATACTCCATCTTCACCTTCACCTAAGGGTCGTTTGCCTTGCC includes:
- the atpE gene encoding ATP synthase F0 subunit C, whose product is MGGSIAAIGMGLAAIGAGIGVGSIGGKALESIARQPEALGDIRANMILTAALVEGAALIAILFSYLVA
- the atpH gene encoding ATP synthase F1 subunit delta; its protein translation is MSQLQIAHRYAKSLIDLSSEQKVLDSVYEDMLGIVSVCKNVEFSAMLNSPIVHSDKKQGVVSALFEGKIQKLTMQFIQLLISKGRESLLTPICHAFIEQFKEIKKIKTARVITAKEWNDSELNAIKNKFSFWLNPGESMELSQKVDPSIIGGFILEMGDRNYDASIKRQLGELKENLYDTSYVSLVERR
- the atpF gene encoding F0F1 ATP synthase subunit B; protein product: MNIFLLDFSPLKPDFGLLFWSTVFFCLFWFLVGKMAFKPIVKALKDRQEDIRNALDAAKQARYEMSQLKAENERVLAEAKEEKMVIIKDAKESANLLVAEAREKAKEEAQRLLQQAKLDIENAKMAAMVDVKNEIGVMALQIAEKVIRKQLADQPAQIDYVNKLMDEVKMN
- a CDS encoding F0F1 ATP synthase subunit alpha: MVSIRPEEISAILKQQISGTSSAASLEEVGTVLQVGDGIARVYGLTNAQAGELVEFETGVQAIVLNLELDNVGVVLMGSWDGIKEGSKVRRTGKIASIEVGEGMLGRVVNPLGVPIDGKGPIAGTRYEMPIERKAPGVIFRQPVNEPLQTGIKPIDSMIPIGRGQRELIIGDRQTGKTAIALDTIINQKEFYDRGEPVYCIYVASGQKSSTVAKVARTLEEYGAMPYTVIVSASASDPAPLQFYAPFAGAAIGEFFRDTGRPALVIYDDLSKQAVAYREVSLLLRRPPGREAYPGDVFYLHSRLLERAAKILNNDEIARNMNDLPDSLKKAGIVKGGGSLTALPIIETQAGDVSAYIPTNVISITDGQIFLESTLFNAGIRPAINVGISVSRVGGNAQIKSMKKVSGTLKLDQAQYRELEAFSKFGSDLDAATKAVLDKGKRNVEILKQPQYSPVSVEKQVAIIYLGTSNLLKDVPVEKVKDFENVFLTTLDQKHPGVLENFRKGNLQDDDLKTLREVANDLSSQYRVKA
- a CDS encoding energy transducer TonB, with protein sequence MNSIRYFLIWMSFCILVIPLTGQSLASVIRPEIIGDHIDTFRYFNSENHKDDFRLIKTTLYKRVEKMPVFSGCEVDGDPEECSKKRLIDLLFNHITYPPEAKKQRIQGVVYAKYVVRTDGSLTNIRVERGIGGGCDEEVLRFINLLPKYTPGYQDGKAVPVQVTLPVKFRLMK
- a CDS encoding YceI family protein; this encodes MQIFNLSLRIIFTIISVFVIHSAFAQKYFSKNAVIRFNSPSKAEKIEGVNTTATTVLDLSSGKLEFAALVNAFVFEKALMQEHFNENYLESSKFPKASFKGSLTDQQSLDFSKPGTYKTQVRGELTMHGVTKSIAAPVEFIVDAKGIHALCSFEVKCSDFSIEIPAVVKNTVSNNVTIKVKVDYKAL
- a CDS encoding serine hydrolase — its product is MKNILLSICCLITITAYTQTSTPAFISDSLDIYVQRALKDWNLPGCAVGIVKDGKVIWAKGYGVRDINTGVAVDEHTLFMIASNSKAVTGMTLAKLEQEKKLSLDDKVSKWLPDFKLHDPEATKLVTIKDIVTHRIGFETFQGDFAHWSTTTSRTEVIKKMANIQPHYAFRDKYGYCNAGYTVAGEIIRLASGLSWEDYIQKNYFDAMGFTDTKPLTRDFTKTNNYCQPHTWYKGKLISLKIPNIDNLAPAASICSSISEWSQWVQMILNNGKFDGKVIIPSAAIQRSMEAITIVGPFRHRFNLGNFSLYGLGWNLNDYEGRKVVSHTGGADGFVTSVTLIPKEQLGIIVLTNSDHNGFFQALKYEIMDAYLNLPYRNYNNSYLQRSIKAQEEDEKLLNAVTDSVLAQRPASLPLKSYTGMYKNEVYGKLEIRLENNRLHAYFEHHPDQFAILEHMGQDRFLCTYSNPTLGIKVVPFTLKRKKVKSVDIRCADFVDFEVYNFTKR
- a CDS encoding DUF2188 domain-containing protein — encoded protein: MNANFIKAEDRTKLNRWLRASAKLNQHRIFVFPINDYWGIKFEGSKRLYRKYRDKSEAIKEAKKQATKRHSRKIIVQNDLGLITSEISAN
- the atpB gene encoding F0F1 ATP synthase subunit A yields the protein MISSGRIIGQVSDNEANNISEYLAQHEGHDHSHEGHDHNAPGHSHSQEIPANTTAVNPAADHGHEEHEGHSFDPKGTAFHHISDLNVYSIGPWNLPLPCILYAPAKGWSFFSSGKFEIDNAHHGNGKKVIDGYVLNHGRINRIAGDFPNGIFEVQSIHSKTETIDGKQKDFDFVTVNQQEYKLEKPSTADGGLFGGGITSFYDFSITKNVFSMLLVVLLLGWVFISMANRYKRNPGTAPSGSQLFFEPLILFIQDEVAKPFLGPKWERFLPMLLAIFFFVLGLNLFGQIPFLGGSNVTGNLSVTMVLALIAFFVVNFNGNKHYWQHIFWMPGIPAWVKTILTPVEILGVFIKPLTLMLRLFANITAGHMAILIFISLIFIFGSSGENMGAGLGASIGSGLLTVFMMSIELLVALIQAFVFTLLTASYIGAATEEHAHAEHDHH